Genomic DNA from Halobaculum sp. MBLA0147:
ACGGCCGCAGCGAGCGTACTGGGAGCACCACCGTCCGGTCCACCGGCCGCCCGCTCTGCCACCGTCGGTGTCACCTCACCGGTCGGTAGACTCGCCCACGAGGCCGAGAGGTCGGAGGGCGATCCGACGGCGACTCGCCGGGACGTGTCGTCGGAGCCCGACTGGCCGGCACCGCGTACCGGCGCTCCCCCGTCGGCTCCGTCGGAGCCGTCGGCTGGGGTCGTAGTGTCGGTCCCAGTCGATCCGTCCGCCCCGTCGTCTCCTGCATCCTCCCGGGCGTCGACAGACGCGGGCGTCACCGTCGACTCGCCGTCGTCTCCCGACACGTCCGTCACCGTCGACTCGCCGTCGTCTCCCGACACGTCCGTCACCGTCGCCAGCGCGTCCTCGAGGTGTGCGAGCGCGTCGTCGTGGTCCCCGTCGCCCAGCGCGTGCCGCGCAGCACGCAGGTCCGCGACGACTTCGGTCGTCTCGTCGCGAGTGGGGCGCTCCTCGTCGTCGACGGCCGCTACCGGGACGACGATCCCCAGGACCGCCGGCTCACCCCCGTACTCGACACGCCCACCGTGGACTTCGACGTCGACGTGCTCGCCGTCGGCGCGCACGCCGGTGACGACGTAGTGGAGCGTGTCGACCTCGCCGCTCTCGCGGCGGCGGAGGGCACGCGCCACGCGGTCCCGGTCCTCTGGTGCGATCAACTCCCGGACGGGTGTGTCGATCACACTGGACCGGTCGTAGCCGAACAACTCCGCGAACCGCTCGTTCACCTCCCGGAACACGCCGCCCTGACTCATCCCGATCCCCACGACGCGTTGTTCGAACAGTTGCTGGTACCGTCGCTCGGCGACACGGCGCTGCCGTCGCTCGCGTGCTCGTTCGGCGGCGTTCTGGACCCGTCTCGTCAGCAGGTCGTACCGCTCGCGGCCCGCACCCTTCTGGATGTAGTCCGCCGCACCGGCGCGGATCGCCTCGCCAGCGATCTCCTCGCTCCCCTTCCCCGTGAACAACACGAACGGCACGTCGAGCCCCCGCTCGCGGATCGCCGAGAGGAACGCCAGTCCGTCGCGATCCGGCATGTCGTAGTCGGAGACCACACAGTCGTACGTCCCCGCCTCCAGTTCCTCGAGCCCCGCCGCCGCGGAGTCGACTGCCGTCGCCGCGATCGACTCCGCGCGGAGTTCGAGCATCCGTGCGGTCACGTCTGCGAACGCCGGGTCGTCGTCGACACACAACACCCGGATCGTGTCCGTTCCGACAGTCATCCGTCTCGTAACTCTCTGTGTCACACTCACACATCAACCAACCGGTCGTCACGCCGGGAGCCACCCGGGACACGAGACAGCGGCAGGTCTAGACGAGTCGCGCACCGGGAAAACGCTCAAGTCGTCGGGTTGTCAACGACTAGCACGGTGGGGGCAGGGTGACGACGGCACGCGACAGTTCGATTCGTCGGCCGGTGCCGGTTCGGGGGCGGGCACTCGCGGCCGTCGACCCGCCGCGACCGGTGGACAGTCGGTCGTCTCGCACCGTTGGGCTCGACGGACCGGCGCAGCCGTCGGACACTGGCACAGAGTCGGGAGGTGACTCGTGACGTGGGGACAGGTCTCGGCGTTCTCCGAGCCGCTCCCGTCGCTAGTCGACACGACCACGTCACTCCCCACGCCGGTCTCCGTGCTCACCGACGCTGGCCCGGCGGCGCTCGTGGGTGTCACGCTGCTCGTCACGCTCGGACTGTTGGGTGCGTCGAACCGAGCGTCGACGCTCCCGTCGTGGCTCCTCCCGGGGCGCACGACCGACTCCGAGGAGTTCTTCGTCGGGGACCGGACGGTCGGTCCCGTTGCCGGAGGGGCGACACTCGCGGCGACGCAGATCAGCGCCGGCACGCTCGTCGGGACCGTCGGGGTCCACTACCTCACGGGCGCCGGGTTCCTCGTCATCTGGGTGGGGATCTGGCTCGGGTGGATCGCCTCTGCGCTCCTGATCGGCCCGAAGATGCGTGCGTTCGGGGGCGTGACCGTCCCGGACTTCCTCGCTGCGCGGTTCGACGCCGGTGCCGACGGCGCCGCGATACGGGCGTTGTCCGCGCTTCTGATCGTCGTCGCCTACCTCGTGTACACCGCCGCACAGTACCTCGCCGCGGCACGTGTGACGGAGGCGTTGTTCGGCGTCGACGGCCGTCTCGTGATGGTTGCGCTCACGCTGGTCGTGTTGGGGTACGTCGGTGCCGGGGGGATGCGAGCCAGTGTCCGGACGGACGTGCTCCAAGTGACGCTGTTGGTCGTCGGAACCTGCGTGGCTGCGGTCGGGGCACTGTCCGCAGTCGGGTGGTTCGAGGGGCTGTACGCGGGGTTGCGTGCCGTCGACCCGACACTGGCCGTCGTCGGTGTCGACCCGTTGCGCGTCGTCGGCGTCGGGATGGAGCCGGTCAGACTCCTCGGGTTCGCGCTGGCGTTCGGCTTCGCGCTGATGGCTGCACCGAACGAACTGTCGCGGATGTACGCCATGCGAGACCCGGGGACGGTCAGGCGCGCCATCGGTGTCTCGATCGGTCTCCAGGCGGTGATCGCGGTCTCCATCGCCGTGTTGGGACTCGTCGCACGCGTCCGGTTCCCGGGGTTGACGAGTCCGGACACGGCCGTCGTCCGGCTCGTCGCCTCGCTGTTCGGGCCTGCGGTCGGTGGTCTCCTCGTCGTCGCCGTGTTGGCGGCGGTGTTGTCTA
This window encodes:
- a CDS encoding response regulator, with protein sequence MTVGTDTIRVLCVDDDPAFADVTARMLELRAESIAATAVDSAAAGLEELEAGTYDCVVSDYDMPDRDGLAFLSAIRERGLDVPFVLFTGKGSEEIAGEAIRAGAADYIQKGAGRERYDLLTRRVQNAAERARERRQRRVAERRYQQLFEQRVVGIGMSQGGVFREVNERFAELFGYDRSSVIDTPVRELIAPEDRDRVARALRRRESGEVDTLHYVVTGVRADGEHVDVEVHGGRVEYGGEPAVLGIVVPVAAVDDEERPTRDETTEVVADLRAARHALGDGDHDDALAHLEDALATVTDVSGDDGESTVTDVSGDDGESTVTPASVDAREDAGDDGADGSTGTDTTTPADGSDGADGGAPVRGAGQSGSDDTSRRVAVGSPSDLSASWASLPTGEVTPTVAERAAGGPDGGAPSTLAAAVAVARERLDAAGCESVDVVGDGDATYDVECSVLGDTVARLAEAGLGDEPSGGRVTVAPTPDGLRVRVSTPELASRLDDDLVEGVGSRPPPVAEIARRRYWAVYSTSVADDTVEYELEGPNRVDGSEGSSESEVSDE
- a CDS encoding sodium:solute symporter; its protein translation is MTWGQVSAFSEPLPSLVDTTTSLPTPVSVLTDAGPAALVGVTLLVTLGLLGASNRASTLPSWLLPGRTTDSEEFFVGDRTVGPVAGGATLAATQISAGTLVGTVGVHYLTGAGFLVIWVGIWLGWIASALLIGPKMRAFGGVTVPDFLAARFDAGADGAAIRALSALLIVVAYLVYTAAQYLAAARVTEALFGVDGRLVMVALTLVVLGYVGAGGMRASVRTDVLQVTLLVVGTCVAAVGALSAVGWFEGLYAGLRAVDPTLAVVGVDPLRVVGVGMEPVRLLGFALAFGFALMAAPNELSRMYAMRDPGTVRRAIGVSIGLQAVIAVSIAVLGLVARVRFPGLTSPDTAVVRLVASLFGPAVGGLLVVAVLAAVLSTVDSVLLVSASTFAHDFFGEALPALTALSPPSEASVLRAARVATVLAGVVPLGLALFPGPFGELVQLIVAFYASLIGASLLVPLLAGFHWDGATARGAIAGTTTGFLVATGWQFLVRRGTLLPEFAVLDPVLPGITVNAVVLIAVSVLDDR